In Virgibacillus sp. NKC19-16, a single genomic region encodes these proteins:
- a CDS encoding enoyl-CoA hydratase/isomerase family protein, which yields MKNVATENLLVDINEGIMHLTLNRPDSLNAFSPEMITGLKQAINQAKLEEEIRVVILSGAGRTFSAGGDLKTMGKKEPIEVYEHLGELNELIRSMRDLEKPIIAAVHGYAAGAGFNLALACDMILAAEDSKFVLSFSQVGLISDGGGLFFLPRLIGPYRAKELLFSAEPIKVDEAHRLGIVNHVFPLDEFQEKVSAFAAKIASGPSVAYGFIKKIADQSLVSSLDEILEQERITQATVINTDDHQEGVQAFFEKRKPNFKKD from the coding sequence ATGAAAAATGTAGCTACAGAAAATTTACTGGTCGATATAAATGAGGGGATCATGCATCTCACGTTGAATCGACCGGATAGTTTAAATGCTTTTAGTCCAGAAATGATTACAGGTTTAAAACAGGCAATAAATCAAGCAAAGCTGGAAGAAGAGATTCGTGTTGTTATCCTCTCTGGTGCTGGTCGTACGTTCAGCGCCGGTGGTGATTTGAAAACGATGGGGAAAAAAGAACCTATAGAGGTTTATGAACATCTTGGCGAATTGAATGAATTGATTCGTTCAATGCGGGATTTGGAAAAGCCAATTATTGCTGCTGTACATGGATATGCTGCAGGCGCAGGGTTCAATCTAGCTTTAGCCTGTGACATGATTTTAGCAGCAGAGGACAGTAAGTTTGTGTTAAGTTTCTCTCAAGTAGGCTTGATTTCCGATGGAGGTGGATTGTTTTTCCTTCCAAGACTAATCGGGCCATATCGTGCAAAAGAGCTGTTATTTAGCGCGGAGCCAATAAAAGTCGATGAAGCGCATAGATTAGGCATTGTTAATCACGTTTTTCCATTGGATGAATTTCAAGAAAAGGTTAGTGCTTTTGCTGCTAAAATAGCTTCTGGACCATCCGTAGCATATGGATTCATTAAGAAAATTGCTGACCAATCACTAGTCTCAAGTTTAGATGAAATTCTTGAACAGGAACGTATTACACAGGCCACAGTTATTAATACAGATGATCATCAAGAAGGTGTTCAGGCCTTTTTTGAAAAACGGAAACCTAATTTTAAAAAAGATTAA
- a CDS encoding acyl-CoA thioesterase, with protein MTNSREIEVYVRFSETDAAGHVNNTSYFLYLEEARTKFFYKLGIGEGDSNSVFNFILASTKCDYLEQAFATNMLNVSTNVSNIGTKSFTVDHVITTTDTEAVVAHATATLVYFNYAKQKTEAIPDSIRSLLEPILVG; from the coding sequence ATGACAAATTCGCGTGAAATAGAGGTCTATGTTCGTTTTTCTGAAACAGATGCAGCGGGGCACGTTAACAATACAAGTTATTTCTTATATCTTGAAGAGGCTCGAACCAAGTTTTTTTATAAACTTGGTATTGGTGAAGGGGATTCTAATTCTGTATTTAATTTTATTTTGGCATCAACAAAATGTGATTATCTCGAGCAAGCATTTGCTACGAATATGTTAAACGTATCAACGAATGTGTCGAATATAGGAACCAAAAGTTTCACAGTAGATCATGTAATTACCACAACTGATACTGAAGCAGTGGTAGCACATGCTACTGCAACACTTGTTTACTTTAATTATGCCAAGCAAAAAACGGAAGCAATTCCTGACTCAATTAGGAGTTTATTAGAGCCTATTCTAGTAGGATAA
- a CDS encoding thiolase family protein — protein MTREAVIVSAVRTPIARQGGAMASVPAHVFGAEVIKEAVKRAKVEPETIDDVIFGNVLSGGGNIARLTALQTGLSLHLPGLTVDRQCGSGVNAINLAAQAIKAGDGDVYIAGGTESMSRAPYLMERPEKAYSAAPPKFKSSKLSPKEIGDPPMGITAENLAEKYEISREEQDEFALRSQQRMANAMEEGRFDEQIVPINIPVRKGEPITFSKDEHPRPQTTMGGLSKLPPAFLKEGSVTAGSSSGLNDAASAVVVMSREKAEALAHAPLATIRASAVAGVDPNIMGIGPVPAVKKVMEKSGLTTNDMDIIEINEAFAAQVLACDRELNLDFDKVNVNGGAIAHGHPLGATGSILVTKALYELERTGGKYALITACIGGGQGIATIIEKG, from the coding sequence ATGACAAGAGAAGCTGTTATTGTATCAGCAGTTCGAACACCGATTGCAAGACAGGGAGGTGCAATGGCATCTGTCCCTGCACATGTCTTCGGGGCAGAAGTTATTAAAGAGGCCGTTAAACGAGCAAAAGTCGAACCAGAAACAATTGATGATGTGATCTTTGGAAATGTACTGAGTGGGGGAGGAAATATTGCTAGATTAACAGCATTGCAAACAGGATTATCACTTCATTTACCCGGTCTCACCGTTGATCGACAGTGTGGTTCAGGGGTAAATGCGATTAATTTAGCTGCACAGGCAATTAAAGCTGGAGATGGTGATGTCTATATTGCTGGTGGAACGGAAAGCATGAGCCGTGCACCGTATCTAATGGAACGTCCTGAAAAGGCATATAGTGCTGCACCTCCAAAATTCAAGAGTTCGAAGCTATCACCAAAGGAAATTGGTGATCCGCCAATGGGTATTACTGCAGAAAATTTAGCAGAGAAATATGAAATTAGTAGAGAAGAGCAGGATGAATTTGCTCTAAGAAGTCAGCAGAGAATGGCAAATGCAATGGAAGAAGGTCGTTTTGATGAGCAAATCGTACCGATAAATATCCCTGTTCGAAAAGGAGAGCCAATTACGTTTTCAAAAGATGAGCACCCTCGTCCACAAACAACAATGGGAGGGCTGTCAAAATTACCTCCTGCTTTTCTTAAGGAGGGTAGTGTCACAGCGGGTTCGAGCTCTGGATTAAATGATGCTGCTTCTGCTGTAGTAGTGATGTCTAGAGAGAAAGCAGAAGCATTAGCTCATGCACCCTTAGCTACTATTAGAGCATCAGCTGTTGCAGGAGTCGATCCAAATATAATGGGCATTGGACCTGTTCCGGCAGTCAAAAAAGTGATGGAGAAATCTGGTCTTACTACAAACGACATGGATATTATCGAAATTAATGAAGCATTTGCTGCACAAGTACTTGCTTGTGATCGGGAACTTAACTTGGATTTTGATAAGGTAAATGTTAACGGTGGGGCAATTGCACATGGTCACCCATTAGGTGCTACAGGTTCAATTCTTGTAACAAAAGCACTATATGAATTAGAACGTACAGGTGGGAAATACGCACTTATCACCGCTTGTATTGGCGGTGGTCAAGGCATTGCAACAATTATAGAAAAAGGATAG
- a CDS encoding MaoC/PaaZ C-terminal domain-containing protein has product MNSLVELKTSEALEEITLEPVSRIDLIKYAGASGDFNPIHTIDDEAKKAGLPGIIAHGMWTMGNLSKLFTPYLEEAFIQEYQIRFAGMVFLDDVITLKAVLQESSEKYLYFKVAAVNQNGEEVIKGRVTLNKYN; this is encoded by the coding sequence ATGAATAGCCTAGTTGAATTAAAAACAAGTGAAGCCCTGGAAGAAATAACCTTAGAACCTGTATCTAGAATTGATTTAATTAAATACGCAGGTGCTTCAGGAGACTTTAACCCGATCCATACGATTGATGATGAAGCAAAGAAAGCAGGGCTTCCGGGTATCATTGCCCATGGAATGTGGACGATGGGCAACTTATCCAAACTATTTACTCCTTATTTGGAGGAAGCGTTTATTCAGGAATATCAAATACGATTTGCAGGTATGGTTTTCCTGGACGATGTTATTACCCTTAAAGCAGTATTGCAAGAATCCAGTGAGAAGTATCTATACTTTAAAGTAGCGGCTGTTAATCAAAATGGTGAAGAGGTCATTAAAGGCAGGGTAACGTTGAATAAGTATAACTAA
- a CDS encoding MaoC family dehydratase N-terminal domain-containing protein, with translation MYKDQIGSKSNKVKNIVERGLIKKFAESIGDSHPIFINEEYGKQSRYGQNIAPPTFPRVFDYGDIDGLYLPNVGLIHGEQVYHYVRPLFVGEEVYCYTELVDYYEKKGGNGLLGFVILKRYGEEPEGKIIFTESQTIIISETVRKELVR, from the coding sequence ATGTATAAAGATCAGATAGGAAGTAAGTCTAATAAAGTTAAGAACATAGTCGAAAGAGGATTAATAAAAAAGTTTGCAGAATCTATTGGCGATTCACACCCAATATTTATAAATGAAGAATATGGCAAGCAATCCAGATACGGCCAAAACATTGCACCACCAACATTTCCTCGTGTCTTTGATTATGGTGATATTGATGGGTTGTATCTACCTAATGTTGGTCTTATTCACGGGGAACAAGTCTATCATTATGTGAGGCCTCTATTCGTAGGAGAAGAAGTTTATTGTTATACAGAACTGGTAGATTACTATGAAAAAAAGGGAGGTAACGGGTTACTTGGGTTTGTTATTTTAAAAAGATATGGCGAAGAACCCGAGGGTAAGATCATCTTTACAGAATCACAAACTATCATCATATCAGAAACAGTAAGAAAGGAATTGGTTCGATGA
- a CDS encoding SDR family oxidoreductase translates to MSGRFEGRVAFITGGSRGIGKGVAQTLAEEGAKVAIVDINEEALVKTASELTDQGYDIFSKVVNVVESDEMETAMKEVVNDFGSLDILVNNAGVIRDNLLFKMTDSDWNQVMDVHLKGTFNAVRAAQKYMVKNKYGRIINTSSTSALGNRGQSNYATAKAGLQGLTKTLAIELGKFGITTNAVAPGFIETEMTKETAERIGVPFEDLVKASVETIPVGRSGKPVDIANAVAFFADEKSSFVNGQVIYVAGGPKD, encoded by the coding sequence ATGTCAGGTAGATTTGAAGGAAGAGTAGCATTTATTACAGGTGGAAGTCGGGGGATTGGAAAAGGAGTAGCTCAAACTTTAGCTGAAGAAGGTGCTAAAGTAGCAATTGTCGATATTAATGAAGAAGCGCTTGTTAAGACAGCAAGTGAATTAACGGATCAAGGCTATGATATATTTTCAAAGGTAGTAAATGTTGTGGAATCAGATGAGATGGAGACAGCGATGAAAGAGGTTGTGAATGATTTTGGATCACTGGACATTCTTGTGAATAATGCTGGAGTTATTCGAGACAATTTATTGTTTAAAATGACAGATAGTGATTGGAATCAGGTGATGGATGTTCATTTAAAAGGAACATTTAACGCCGTCCGAGCTGCTCAGAAATACATGGTGAAGAATAAATATGGTCGAATTATTAATACGTCATCGACTTCAGCTCTCGGTAATCGAGGTCAATCTAATTATGCAACAGCAAAAGCTGGGCTGCAAGGTCTAACCAAAACGCTAGCCATTGAACTTGGTAAATTTGGTATTACAACAAATGCAGTTGCGCCTGGATTTATAGAAACAGAAATGACAAAGGAAACAGCAGAACGCATTGGTGTACCATTTGAGGATTTAGTGAAGGCAAGTGTTGAGACCATCCCAGTTGGCAGAAGTGGTAAACCAGTGGATATTGCGAATGCAGTTGCTTTTTTTGCAGATGAAAAATCATCATTTGTTAATGGCCAAGTGATCTACGTTGCTGGTGGACCAAAGGATTAA
- a CDS encoding acyl-CoA dehydrogenase family protein has translation MHLRLNDEQKMVQKTIRKFVEKELIPLENEVLRNEREGRPSLSAEKMEELQLKAKEAGFWGINTPSEYGGADLGQLMLAIVLMEVSKTFVPFDFGGSADNILYYGNAAQKEKYLIPTINGDKKSCFAMTEPGAGSDTRNIQMTAVKDGDEWVLNGEKTFITGGNEADFVMVIAITDKETHQKTGSDGVTCFIVDRSMGWKSEYIHTMGEWGPASLVFDNVRVPEENILGEIHGGYQLGLEWIGFARWVVGATAVGASERLLQMAIDYSKERETFGKPISERQAIQWQIADSAVEVEAAKWLVLNATFTLDEGEDNRHLASMAKLYGSNMGNRVIDRVLQIHGGMGYTKELPIERWYREARLWRIYDGTDEIQRLIISRNLLKGNVKIGQYI, from the coding sequence ATGCATTTACGATTAAATGATGAACAGAAAATGGTCCAAAAGACGATCCGAAAATTTGTAGAAAAGGAATTAATTCCACTTGAGAATGAGGTGTTGAGAAACGAACGCGAAGGGAGACCAAGTCTTTCAGCAGAAAAAATGGAAGAACTTCAGTTGAAAGCAAAAGAAGCAGGATTCTGGGGTATCAACACACCGAGTGAATACGGCGGCGCTGATCTGGGACAGTTAATGTTAGCAATTGTATTAATGGAAGTTTCTAAGACATTTGTGCCTTTTGACTTCGGTGGTTCAGCAGATAACATACTTTATTATGGTAATGCTGCACAGAAGGAAAAGTATTTGATTCCAACCATTAATGGTGATAAAAAATCTTGTTTTGCTATGACAGAGCCTGGTGCTGGTTCTGATACAAGAAATATACAAATGACAGCAGTTAAGGATGGAGATGAGTGGGTTTTAAATGGAGAGAAGACATTCATAACAGGTGGTAATGAGGCCGACTTCGTTATGGTGATTGCCATTACAGATAAAGAAACCCATCAGAAAACCGGTAGTGATGGCGTAACCTGCTTTATTGTGGATCGCAGTATGGGTTGGAAATCAGAATACATTCACACAATGGGAGAATGGGGTCCAGCTAGTTTGGTTTTTGATAATGTAAGAGTACCAGAAGAAAATATATTGGGAGAAATTCATGGAGGATATCAACTTGGACTGGAATGGATTGGATTTGCTAGATGGGTTGTAGGAGCGACGGCAGTTGGTGCTTCGGAACGTTTACTCCAAATGGCGATTGATTACTCGAAGGAACGTGAAACATTTGGAAAGCCAATTTCTGAAAGACAGGCAATTCAGTGGCAAATTGCCGACTCTGCAGTGGAAGTAGAAGCAGCTAAATGGCTCGTACTAAATGCAACATTTACCCTTGATGAAGGGGAAGACAATCGTCATTTAGCATCCATGGCTAAACTGTATGGATCTAACATGGGAAATAGAGTAATAGATCGGGTTCTGCAGATTCATGGTGGTATGGGGTATACAAAAGAATTGCCAATTGAGCGCTGGTACCGTGAAGCAAGGTTATGGAGAATTTACGATGGTACAGATGAAATTCAGCGATTAATCATTTCCAGAAATTTATTAAAAGGAAATGTAAAAATAGGCCAGTATATCTAA
- a CDS encoding sodium:solute symporter family protein has product MKTTEITIIILYILFCILLGFWAQKRITSSKSELDEFYVAGRKVGPGANSLALLSALGSGGSFMAGPGTVWGLGFPFLMWMTVGSIVGFAVASILVAKPLRNSRKVTVSEFLNDRYDGGKFFKISIPVVIIIGSGMYLMSQMKAGGLITSYVTGLSYEWGLVVIAFVFILYVSMGGMLAVTWTNVLQGLLMIVITLILCVVLIFNLPYQWTDFLVESTRLNPNLGEVGATVPITAYLGAFLTWATAVCVTPHLVMRIFTSTDGRSAKLSLNTSMLIYGILMLGLVLLSVPFIGTLGESVLQNNASDMWLLLVAENFFTPLLMGIFAAGLMAAVMSSTDSLLLAVSSAVAYDLYQGVINPKATQRETLKVSMIATWVIGIVIMLMTLNPPEYLVVLYTGAVGLMVASFFGPMVLGIWWKKANTPGAITGLLTGGISFLVAFLIFEMPYNSEILVALPISLVSMIVVSLFTERPSQQTLLKMENYHVDEVVPYRDDDIKNVN; this is encoded by the coding sequence ATGAAAACAACTGAAATTACAATTATCATTTTGTATATCTTATTTTGCATATTGTTAGGTTTCTGGGCACAAAAACGTATAACTTCATCCAAATCAGAATTAGATGAATTTTATGTAGCAGGTAGAAAAGTTGGGCCTGGTGCGAATTCATTGGCATTATTATCAGCTTTGGGCAGTGGTGGTTCATTCATGGCAGGACCTGGTACTGTCTGGGGATTAGGATTTCCATTTTTGATGTGGATGACTGTGGGTTCTATTGTAGGATTTGCAGTCGCTAGTATATTGGTGGCTAAACCGTTGCGAAATTCCAGAAAAGTAACAGTCTCTGAGTTTCTGAATGACCGTTACGATGGAGGTAAATTCTTTAAAATCTCTATACCGGTTGTGATTATTATAGGTTCAGGGATGTATTTAATGTCACAAATGAAAGCTGGAGGTCTGATTACTTCATATGTAACGGGATTATCGTATGAATGGGGATTAGTTGTTATTGCATTTGTTTTTATTTTGTACGTGTCAATGGGAGGAATGTTAGCTGTTACCTGGACAAATGTACTGCAAGGGTTATTAATGATAGTGATTACACTTATCCTATGTGTCGTCCTGATTTTTAATTTACCATATCAATGGACGGACTTTTTGGTGGAATCTACTAGATTAAATCCAAATTTGGGTGAGGTCGGAGCAACAGTACCAATTACGGCCTATTTAGGAGCATTTCTGACATGGGCAACGGCTGTTTGTGTAACACCGCATCTAGTTATGAGAATCTTCACATCAACAGATGGGAGATCCGCGAAGTTATCACTAAATACGAGTATGTTAATTTATGGGATTTTAATGTTGGGATTGGTACTTTTATCGGTTCCATTTATTGGTACCCTTGGAGAATCAGTACTACAGAATAATGCCTCAGACATGTGGTTATTACTTGTAGCTGAAAACTTCTTCACACCCCTATTAATGGGGATATTTGCTGCAGGACTGATGGCTGCGGTGATGTCATCTACTGATTCTTTATTATTGGCGGTTAGCAGTGCAGTAGCATATGATCTGTACCAAGGTGTAATAAACCCAAAGGCAACTCAGCGTGAAACATTAAAAGTATCCATGATTGCAACTTGGGTGATAGGAATAGTAATCATGTTAATGACTTTAAACCCTCCAGAGTACTTAGTTGTTCTATACACTGGGGCAGTTGGGCTTATGGTAGCTTCTTTTTTCGGCCCAATGGTACTTGGGATTTGGTGGAAAAAGGCGAATACACCTGGTGCTATTACCGGCCTACTTACTGGAGGTATTAGTTTCTTAGTAGCCTTTCTAATTTTTGAGATGCCATATAACTCAGAGATATTAGTTGCTCTTCCAATTTCTTTAGTGTCTATGATTGTTGTTTCGCTTTTCACTGAAAGACCATCGCAGCAAACACTCTTAAAGATGGAGAACTATCATGTTGATGAGGTTGTACCCTACAGAGATGATGATATTAAAAATGTTAATTAA
- a CDS encoding SDR family NAD(P)-dependent oxidoreductase has protein sequence MRLKNKVAIITGGGGDIGRATALRFIEEGARIMISDVREEAGMQTLNLIREKGGEAEFICTDMSEPEDVNKLIQGTIDAFSRLDILFNNAGVDSTEKKMPDVSLEEWQKVIDVNLNGVFLGMKFAIPQMEAGSSIINTASIAGIKGQKLVSAYSASKSSVIALSKTAATEFGRKNIRVNAIAPGIIDTNMVGEWKKTEKWPVLSTANALKRIGKPVEIANAVLFLASDEASFITGETLVVDGGTINI, from the coding sequence ATGCGATTAAAAAATAAAGTAGCCATTATAACGGGTGGAGGGGGAGATATAGGCAGAGCTACAGCTTTGCGATTTATAGAAGAAGGAGCCCGCATTATGATATCAGATGTTAGGGAAGAAGCAGGTATGCAAACTTTAAACTTAATCAGAGAAAAAGGAGGTGAAGCCGAGTTTATCTGCACTGATATGAGTGAGCCTGAAGATGTTAATAAATTGATACAAGGAACAATTGATGCCTTTAGTCGTCTTGATATCTTATTCAATAACGCAGGTGTTGATAGTACTGAAAAGAAAATGCCAGATGTTTCATTGGAGGAATGGCAAAAAGTAATAGATGTAAATCTTAACGGTGTGTTCCTAGGTATGAAATTTGCTATTCCACAGATGGAGGCGGGAAGCTCTATCATTAATACTGCAAGTATCGCTGGAATCAAGGGGCAAAAACTTGTTTCTGCTTACTCGGCTTCGAAAAGTAGTGTCATAGCTCTTTCTAAGACAGCAGCAACAGAATTTGGAAGGAAAAATATTCGTGTGAATGCCATTGCCCCGGGAATTATTGACACAAATATGGTAGGAGAGTGGAAAAAAACAGAAAAATGGCCGGTATTATCTACTGCTAATGCATTAAAGAGAATTGGAAAACCAGTTGAAATAGCTAATGCAGTTTTGTTTCTCGCCTCGGATGAAGCTTCATTTATAACCGGCGAAACACTTGTAGTTGATGGTGGAACGATTAATATTTAA
- a CDS encoding acetoacetate--CoA ligase, whose translation MTVKEGTLLWEPTEKIKEESVITKYMRWLNSRNGISINNYDELWKWSVTNIEDFWESIWDYYNVKSYTTYETVLKEDTMPGAQWFPGATLNYAEHILRNAKKGKAAIYAQSEIRPFSEMSWDELIDKTASVAAYLRQEGVEKGDRVVAYMPNISETVIAFLATASIGAIWSSCAPEFGVGSTLSRFKQIEPKILFTVDGYRYNGKSFNKMETVSELEDNLASIEKVVVIPYLNQNPDISGLKNVSYWKDTLGSDEELSFEEVPFDHPLWILYSSGTTGLPKPIVQGHGGILLSHLSLQGIQGDLTSKDRFFWHTTTGWMLWNVVVGSMLTGSSIVLYDGSPTYPDLGVLWRLAEKSDMTSFGTSPSYILSCMKEGIKPKNTFDLPNLDTFHYTGAPLSPEGFHWVYENVKENVRVAPSSGGTDICAGIVGGSTILPVHAGEIPQGCLGVSVYSYDENGQPVYDEVGEMVITKPFPSMPLFFWNDLDGKKYKESYFDMFPGVWKHGDLLKITNRGSAVIYGRSDATINRMGVRSGSSEIYNAIEKVPEVLDSLVVDLSGYNHKPYMPLFIVLREGITLSEEIKKSVNIKIRDEVSPRHVPDDIFVIEDIPKTLTGKKMEIPIRKILLGTPVEKAASIDAMSNPGSIDYFVKLAESGGFMN comes from the coding sequence ATGACTGTTAAGGAAGGCACTCTACTTTGGGAGCCGACAGAAAAAATCAAGGAAGAATCTGTAATAACCAAATATATGAGATGGCTTAATTCAAGAAATGGTATTTCTATCAATAATTATGATGAACTTTGGAAATGGTCGGTAACCAATATTGAAGATTTTTGGGAAAGTATTTGGGACTATTATAATGTTAAATCTTACACAACTTATGAAACAGTACTTAAGGAAGATACTATGCCGGGGGCACAGTGGTTTCCTGGTGCAACCCTTAATTATGCAGAACACATTTTACGGAACGCAAAGAAAGGAAAGGCCGCGATTTATGCTCAATCTGAGATTCGACCTTTTTCTGAAATGAGTTGGGATGAACTTATAGATAAAACTGCATCTGTTGCAGCATATTTAAGGCAAGAGGGTGTGGAAAAAGGAGATCGTGTTGTAGCGTATATGCCAAACATATCGGAAACCGTGATTGCCTTTCTGGCAACTGCGAGTATAGGAGCAATTTGGTCGAGCTGTGCGCCAGAATTCGGAGTAGGAAGCACCCTAAGTCGTTTTAAACAAATTGAGCCCAAAATCTTATTCACAGTGGATGGATATCGATATAATGGAAAGTCTTTTAATAAAATGGAAACGGTTTCTGAATTAGAAGATAATTTGGCAAGTATTGAAAAGGTTGTGGTGATACCGTATCTAAACCAAAATCCTGATATAAGTGGGCTTAAGAATGTATCTTATTGGAAGGATACTTTAGGGTCGGATGAAGAACTATCTTTTGAAGAAGTTCCATTTGATCATCCGCTTTGGATCTTATATTCTTCAGGAACAACAGGGTTGCCAAAGCCAATCGTACAGGGGCACGGGGGGATTTTACTCTCACATTTATCATTACAAGGAATTCAAGGAGACCTCACATCAAAAGATCGATTTTTTTGGCATACAACAACAGGGTGGATGTTGTGGAACGTGGTCGTCGGATCTATGCTCACCGGTTCATCAATCGTGTTATATGACGGGAGTCCAACATATCCAGATTTAGGGGTTTTATGGCGTCTTGCTGAAAAAAGTGATATGACCTCATTTGGAACCAGTCCAAGTTATATATTAAGTTGTATGAAAGAGGGGATAAAGCCTAAGAATACATTTGATTTACCTAATCTTGATACTTTTCATTATACAGGAGCACCACTTTCCCCGGAAGGGTTTCACTGGGTTTATGAAAATGTGAAAGAGAATGTACGAGTTGCGCCAAGTAGTGGCGGAACCGACATATGTGCCGGAATTGTTGGTGGTAGTACTATACTCCCTGTACACGCAGGTGAAATCCCTCAAGGCTGTCTTGGTGTTTCCGTTTATTCTTATGATGAAAACGGTCAGCCTGTTTATGATGAAGTAGGTGAAATGGTTATTACAAAACCTTTTCCTTCTATGCCGCTTTTCTTTTGGAATGATCTTGATGGTAAAAAATATAAAGAAAGCTACTTTGATATGTTTCCAGGTGTATGGAAGCACGGTGATCTCCTGAAGATTACAAATCGCGGAAGTGCAGTTATTTATGGAAGATCTGACGCAACTATAAACAGAATGGGAGTTCGCAGTGGATCTAGCGAAATTTACAATGCAATTGAGAAAGTCCCGGAAGTACTTGATAGTCTTGTTGTAGATTTAAGTGGATATAATCACAAACCTTATATGCCACTGTTTATAGTATTACGAGAAGGCATTACATTATCGGAAGAGATAAAAAAGTCAGTTAATATAAAAATTAGAGATGAGGTATCCCCTCGTCATGTTCCGGATGATATCTTTGTTATCGAAGATATTCCAAAGACCTTAACTGGAAAGAAAATGGAAATTCCTATTCGTAAAATTTTGCTTGGTACTCCAGTAGAGAAAGCTGCAAGTATTGATGCAATGAGTAACCCTGGTTCTATTGATTATTTTGTCAAATTGGCAGAATCAGGTGGATTTATGAATTAA